The DNA window CACTGACAGCATTGAGAAAGGTGTAGTTACTCGAATTTTACTCAAAATGGTGCGCCCCTCTATTCAATACTTTGCTGTTTTCTGTTGTGCTAACAAATTCCCAGGTTGTCTTAGCAGCTTCGATTTGTACCCGGGGGGGAAAAGCTGTCCTCTCCAGGCAGTTTCGCGAAATGCAAAGGTCCCGAATTGAAGCTCTTCTGGCATCCTTTCCAAAGTTGGCTGATTCCGGAACTCAACATACTACGGTCGAGCAAGATAATGTACGATTTGTGTACCAGCCGCTGGACGAATTATACATGGTCCTCATTACGAACAAGCAATCCAACATCTTACAAGATATCGATTCCTTGCACCTATTCGCGCAGGTGGTCACTAGCACATGCAAGACCTTGGATGAAAGGGAGATTTTAAAGAATGCATACGAATTGCTCAGTGCATTTGACGAGATCGTCACGCTTGGATATAGGGAAAACCTTACAATTAGCCAAATCAAGACATTcctggagatggagagtcATGAAGAAAGGATACAAGAAATCATCTCAAGAGTAGGTTATATGCATGTATATTCTCAGGCCATCAGCTAATTGATATCTCAGAATAAAGAGCTCGAGGCCACCGAAGAGCGCAAGCGCAAAGCAAAACAATTGGAAATGCAGCGCAAGGAGGTTTCAAGGAGTGGCAGAAGTGCTATACCAAGCAGGCCACAGTATCCCACATATACACCACCTACGCAATCCGCAAACACCGAAACCTACGATTCATATGAAGCtgccaaaaataaaactttcAAGTAGGCTACTTTATCGTCTCTGCTAGATCATTGATACTAACAATTCGCAGAGCTAGCGCGCCGAAAGGCAAAGGAATGCAATTGGGAAAGAAGTCAAAGACTACCGACATGTTTGAGAGAGTTCGTGGGGATATGGGTGCTGAAGTAGAAGAAACTGTCTCATCGCCACTTATTCCAAATCATCCTACATCAGCTGCTGCCGAACAACCACCTCACACTCCCTCCGCAATGGACCGTGATGCAATCCACGTTACTATCTCAGAGTCGATCAATGCCAAATTATCTCGAGATGGATCACTTAATTCCTTGGAAGTTAAGGGTGATTTGAACTTGAGGATCTCAGACCCTACACTTACCAAGGTCAAATTAGATATCGTTGCCAACCAGAGTCATGGAGTGCAATTCCGCACACATCCAAATGTTGATAAGGGAGCGTTCAATGGATCGAAAGCCATTCAAATGAGCAATGTTTCAAAGGGCTTCCCTGTCAATAATTCGGTCGGTGTCCTAAGATGGAGAGCTCAACCAAAGACAGATGACACTAGTGCCTTGCCGATTCAGTTCACTGTATGGGTTGTTGGTGGACAAGGCGATCCTCTCAATATTACTGTAGAATATGAACTTACAGGAGAGGATACTCTTCAGGATGTCACCGTTAATATTCCATACGCCTCGAGCGAGCCCGCAGTATCTAGCTTCGACGCAACGTATGAAGTCTCTGGCGATAGCCTTGAATGGACGATTGGATCTGTGGATTCCTCTAATGGAGCTGgctcttttgaatttgaagtacaggatggggatgagaatgatttCTTCCCAATGCAAATTAGATTTGCTAAAACAAAGCCTTtcattgatgttgatgtaaGTCATACCCGACCTCCTTAATGGCAGTCAGATACTAAAATTTATGCAGGTTACCAATGTCACATTACTTGAACTGAACGAGGCGGTAGATTTCTCAAAGGATATCAAGTCGGTCGCTGATTCTTATCTGGTGGAGTAAGAAAATGGGTGCAGAAAACGAACAGGATCTGATTGAAGTGCATGGCGTAGGATGGGATGGCAATCCATGATCTTCATTGTTTTACTAGCCGTAGAAATTAAAacttattgatattttataataatttccGGAACATTTTGCACGATCACTCTGCATCATTgcacaatcaaaatcaatgtCCATCTTAAATCGAAAGTTCAGTTCAGCACAACGCAGGTAAGGGTATCCATCTGCCTAGGTATTTTGGTtataaaaaggaaagaacGAGCGTTTTGTAACTCTCGCTTACGTACTCACTACAACAATGTGGATATTTACATAACGCGTAGTTTTTGTAGAACTATCAACCAGCTCCTGAGAAATGTGAAAACAGCCACCTTATCAATAAAATTCTTTCGTCTTAGATGCCATTTTATTCCAGCGGACAACATGGTGGAGGTCAAACGTCTTGAGCTACTCGGTGAGAAAACTTTGCATCAAACGGTGAATCCTAAACTGCTGGTATATTGTCCGTCGATGGACCTGATAGCATTGGGTAGCACAGACCAGCAAGTTTTAATCTACCGTTTGAATGGACAGAGAGTTTATGGAGCTGCACAGAAAGTCAATACTCTTCGTGTTGAAAAAATCAACTGGAAACCAAATGGTATCGAACGTCCCCGGTCGTTGATAATGTCGTACTAACAGCTTTGCAGGCCAATTACTAGCAATCGCCTGGAGTGATGGATCTGTACGCCTCATAGGTGCAGAAAGTACAAAGGTGGTTCATCATTTCTCTACAACTTTGGATGATCAGGAGTTCTCTGGGGTCACGTGCATGGGTTGGAGTTCAAATACAATTGGTAGAAGAGCTGAGAGTAAAGCATCGAAGCTTGTCCCAGATACATTAAAGAAATTTTTTGAGGGCGAGACGGAACTGTCAAAAGAGAAGGCCGTCTTGGACTTGCCGAAAGATCTTGCCCTCCTTGACATTGAACCTAGCCTGCCAAAGCTAAGCATACTCCCTGCAGGAGGAACCTCGTGAGTGTGTCTTTTAttgttgttttctttttcgggAACTCTGGCTTATTACTTTGCGCCAGAGATGAAGTTTTTAGCTCCAGGTCTTCTTTGGACGCGCTTTTCCGTCCTTTCGACCCTGAAGATAATGACATGGCCGATGTCATGGTTGTTGGGACGAAGGAAGGCAACATCCATCTGAGCATCTACGACTCATTTGTTGTAGGATCTTTCAAATCCCCAGTCATAGTTCAAAGACGTCCGGCATATCTTATTTCACATGCATCCCATAGATTATATTCGACGCATGCATTGCTCATGAAAACCACCGAATCTGAAGAAAGAATCTATTTCGTCCCCATGGATCTTCGTTTCCTGTCAGCCTCTAGCGAATATCTCTCCATCCTTGCGTCGCGATCAACAGCTTTAGAGAACCTCCTtagatatatcaatcaaatacgATGCCTTATGCTTGCGGAATGGAAGTCAACTCAAGAATTACCCAGCAGGTTCCTCCGAAATGTTAATGAAACCCTTGCTGAACAAGAGAATCGAGATATTGTACAGGCGCTTTATCATTCAGTTGCAACTGGCCACACCTTTCCAGTTGTGCGGGAATGGCTTGTGGATGAGCTAACAGAAAGGGTAAGTTTGCTTTGTCTGATATTCGCAGAGTTGTGCTAAGTTTGTAGGGTCATAAAAGATGGGACAAAGCCGTGGTATCGGGTCTTGAAAACCTCCGGCGTTTAGTTCATGAGAATATGCTCCCAGCCCTAGATCGTTGTTCTGTCATTCTCAGCCGATTGAATGGAATTGCCAAATTTCAAGGCCCGGATTCCTCTTTGGGCTTTTCCAGTGCTCAAATTACTTCGATTATGGATACGATTGCGTCTCTGCATCTTGTTTCTGCCAAAATTTTACTTCAAGTAGTAGATGAGCTTGAACTTTTTACTTCGTTTTCTGCTTGGCTTCGTTACGAGATAGACAGGCTCGCATCTGATGCGTCCTCACAAAATGACGATGGTGACAAAGAGGCTTTAATTGATCACGGTAAAGTATTACTGTACATTCAAACAGTGATGACCAACAGCCCTCTGGCAGCTTTCATAGGCGAGGTTAAACCTGAAGACTACGAGGAAGAAAGTGCGCATGTCGGGAAAGGCGCTCAAATGTTCGACTTGCTCACAAGACAATTAGAAAAGCAAGAACAAGGTCTCAAATACAGAAGAACTCTGCCACAAGTAGATTTTCTTTGCAAGTATTTGAGGGCTCAGGCGACGGGTATCTTTACTCAAATTGCAGATGCTGAAAAGAGCAATGTCCTTTTCGGTAAAGCTAGCGAACTAGGCATGGCTCACAAAGACGTCCCtgttgagatgaagatgaaaataatTGTCAGTATTGTCAGTATGAGTCTTGCAGCTCATCGCTGATTCATTTTAGGATCGTAACACATGCCATGGCTATATCGCCTTTGTGCCAAAAGACTTCTTGAATCAAGGTCAGTCAATATACTACTCATATACTTTCCTGGGTGTTGGTTAACTGGAAAATAGTCCAAGTCGTTCAGGTTGAGCTTCTCATCGAGAATGGTATCAGTACTGTGCGTAGCACAAGTTCTTCTACCATGCAGCTTGGCGATGGGAAGATCAAGGATCTTAAATTTTTAGACGACAAGACCATAATCGTGCTATGGGAGGCCGGTGGTAAGGCTTAATCAATCCCTCTGTCTTTCGGCACTAATATGATTGTAGGGAAGTGCAATCTTCTCGGGATATCTTACAGTATTGGAGGTGAAGGCCACATGAAATATCAACCTCATAGAATTTCTGCAAGTCGCTCTAAAGCAATTGTTTTCAACAACGAAGAGGTAATCGACAGGTTTCTGCAAAGTGAATTTGCAGTCGATGGGTCATTCGTCCCAGAATATATAATGATCCGGCCACAAATTGGCTCTAAGAACAACGacgagaggaag is part of the Botrytis cinerea B05.10 chromosome 10, complete sequence genome and encodes:
- the Bcret2 gene encoding Bcret2 — protein: MVVLAASICTRGGKAVLSRQFREMQRSRIEALLASFPKLADSGTQHTTVEQDNVRFVYQPLDELYMVLITNKQSNILQDIDSLHLFAQVVTSTCKTLDEREILKNAYELLSAFDEIVTLGYRENLTISQIKTFLEMESHEERIQEIISRNKELEATEERKRKAKQLEMQRKEVSRSGRSAIPSRPQYPTYTPPTQSANTETYDSYEAAKNKTFKASAPKGKGMQLGKKSKTTDMFERVRGDMGAEVEETVSSPLIPNHPTSAAAEQPPHTPSAMDRDAIHVTISESINAKLSRDGSLNSLEVKGDLNLRISDPTLTKVKLDIVANQSHGVQFRTHPNVDKGAFNGSKAIQMSNVSKGFPVNNSVGVLRWRAQPKTDDTSALPIQFTVWVVGGQGDPLNITVEYELTGEDTLQDVTVNIPYASSEPAVSSFDATYEVSGDSLEWTIGSVDSSNGAGSFEFEVQDGDENDFFPMQIRFAKTKPFIDVDVTNVTLLELNEAVDFSKDIKSVADSYLVE